In Phreatobacter cathodiphilus, the genomic window GAGCGCAACCGCGACGGCGGTTACGACAATCTCGTTCTGGGGCGCTGCGACAGCCCGGCTGCGCAATTCGTCTTCGACGAGCGGGCGAAACGCATCAGGCCGGCCGCGCGGCCGAACCTGTGCGTGGGTGATACGACAGGGGCGGGCGATGCGCCCTTCGACGCCATCCTGCGCGACTGCACGCCCGACGGCGTAGGCCAGTTCTACACCTACAACCGTGGCCGCCGGCTGATCGTGGCACTCACCGAGGACAACCGCGAGGAGCGCGACGGCTACTGCCTCTATGTCGGTCCGCAGCGCGGCCGGCGCACGGCCATCCTCGCCGAGCCCTGCCACCACCGCCGTCCGCGTGCCGCGCAGACGGCCTTCTTCATCACGCCGGCCAGTGCGGTCGGTGCTGCCGGCGCGGGCGCACCCGCATCGCCGCCTCCCCCGGCCGCACCCATGGCGTCCGACCCGCGTCCGCCGCAGGCGGCTCCGGCGTCCGGCCAGCTGACGCGCACGCCCTGGGGCCGGTCCGGCCCATGGACCATCGACGCCTCTTCGACGCCCGCCGGCTTCAGCACCTGCCGGGCCGTGCGGCAGAGCGACAGCGGCGAGATCCGCATCGGTCTCAACGCCCAGCTCGACATGACCATGTCGACCCCGGCCGACCGCGCCACGGCTCCTCCCGGAACCCGGGCCAACGTCGTGCTCCGCGCCGGCCGCGACCGGGAGACCGTGCCGGGCTCGGTCAATTCCGAGGGCCGGCTCGCCTTCACTGTCCCGCCGCCCATCGGCCGGACCATGGTCGAGACGAACTTGCGCGAGATGTTCGTCGAGGGCCCCGACGGCATGTCGGTGGTGCCGATCGCCGGATTCCGTGGACTCTGGGACGAGCTCAACGCCTGCGTCAGCGCGCAGGGGCGCCGCTGAGCCTCGCCTAGCGCAGCAGCCTGTCGAGCAGCGGCAGGCTGGTGAGCGCCGCGGTCGCGATCACCGCGAAGGCGACGGGGCGGAACATCCGGGGGTCGGCCCGCTCGAACAGCAGCGAGCCGATCCCGATGCCGACGCCGTAGGGAATGATGGTCCAGGCGGCGGCGCGGAACACTTCGGGCGTATAGATGCCGGCGAGCGCCAGCAGGGTGATGGAAATCACCGAGGCTGGCACGAAGAAGGCGACGGAGGAGCCGCGCACCCCGGCATTGTGGCTCGGCCCCGCCAGCCAGAACAGCGACAGCACCATGCCGCCGAGACTGGCGAGCCCGGAGATGAGCCCGGAGGCGAGACCCGTGCCGAGCGTGGCGGGCAGGCCCGGCGAACGCTCGATGCGACCGATGGTCAGAAGCAGCGTCAGCACCAGCACGATGGAGAGCGAGGTGACCCAGCGCACCGGCGTCGGATCGATGGTGACGAGCAGCCAGACGCCCAGCGGCAGGCCCACCACATAGCCGACGAAGAGCGGCCCGATCTCGCCCCAGCGGGCATGGCGCCAGGTCGAGCGGATCATGGCGAGCTGCATCACCGCGTCGATGATCGACATGATGCCGATGGCGGCCTTGGGGCCGAGATAGGCGCCGGCGACCGGCATGAAGATCATGGCCGAGCCGAAGCCGGTATAGCCGCGCACCGTGCCGGCGAAGAAGGCGGCGACGACGACGGCGATCGGCGGCGGCGAGCCGAGGGCGGCGAGGAGGTCCAAGGGGGGCGGCCTTCGAGCGTTTCCGGGGTTTTCACGTCGCTTACGGGGAATTCACCTGTTCAGGAACCGGCGCCCGCGCGGGTCTCGCCTGCAGATGGGCTAGATTGCCGCCATGAACGGCACGATTCGCATTCTGGGCATCGATCCCGGCCTCCGCCGCACCGGCTGGGGCGTGATCGACGTGACCGGCAACCGCCTCGCCTTCGTCGCCTGCGGCACGGTGACGTCCGACGACAAGGCGGAGCTCGGTCCCCGTCTCGCCCAGTTGCACCGGGGGATCTCCGACGTGCTCGCCGCATGGTCGCCCGACGAGGCGGCGGTCGAGCAGACCTTCGTCAACAAGGACGCGGGCGCGACCCTGAAGCTCGGCCAGGCCCGCGGCATCGCCATGGTGGTGCCGGCCCTGGCGGGCATACCGGTCGCCGAATACGAGCCCAACAAGGTCAAGAAGTCGGTCGTCGGCGCCGGTCACGCCGAGAAGAACCAGATCCACATGATGATCGGCATCCTGCTGCCGAAGGCCGACCCGAAGACGATGGACGCCGCCGACGCCCTCGCCATCGCCATCACCCACGCCCATCACCGCAGCGCCGTCGGGCGGCGCTGAGGCGCCTCACACCGTCAGCACGATCTTGCCGACATGGGTGCTGCCTTCCATGCGGGCATGGGCCTTGGAGGCCTCGGCCAGCGGATAGGTCGAATCCATCACCACCTTGACCTTGCCGCTCTCCAGCAGCGGCCAGACCTTTTCTCTCAGCGCGTCCGCCAGCGCCGCCTTGAAGGCGATGTCGCGGATGCGCAGGGTCGAGCCGGTGAAGGTGACGCGCTTCAGCATGATCCAGCGGATGTCGGCCTTGATCTCCGAGCCGTGCAGGAAGGCGATCTGCACGATGCGCCCGTCGGCGGCGACGCAGTCGAGGTTCTTCTGCACGTAGTCGCCGCCCACCATGTCGAGGATCAGCTGCGCGCCGCGCTTGCCCGTGATCTCGTTCACCGCCGCGGTGAAGTCGGTGGTGCGGTAGTTGATGGCGTGGTCGGCGCCGAGCGCCTTGGCGGCGGCGCATTTCTCGTCCGAGCCCGCCGTGGTGATGACGGTGGCGCCGAAGGCCTTGGCGAGCTGGATGGCGGTGACGCCGATGCCCGACGTGCCGCCGTGGATGAGGATGGTCTCGCCGGATTGCAGGCCGCCCCGGTCGAAGACGTTGGACCAGACGGTGAAGAAGGTCTCGGGGATGCCCGCCGCCTCGACCATGGAGAGGCCCTTCGGCACGGGCAGCGCGTTGCTCTCGTGCACCACGGCATATTCGGCATAGCCGCCGCCGGCGACGAGGGCGCAGACCTTGTCGCCAACCTTGAAGCGCGTCACGCCGTCGCCGAGCGCGACCACCTCGCCGGAGAATTCGAGGCCGGGAATGTCCGAGGCGCCCTTCGGCGGCGGATAGCCGCCGGAGCGCTGCAGCACGTCCGGCCGGTTGACGCCGGCCGCCGCGATCTTCACCAGCACCTCGCCGGACCCAGGTGTCGGCACCGGCCGCGTCTGCGGCACGAGAGCGTCAGGGCCGCCCGGAACGGGGATGGCGATGGCGGTCATGGTCGGGGGGAGTGCGGTCATCGGGGTGTCCGGTTTCGACAGCGGGGGGTGAGACGGTGTAGCCTCTGGCCAGGTCCAATGCCAGTCCGCGAGGAGGACGCCACCATGTTCGACGACGACCTGAAGCCGCGGCCGAAGCCGCCCGCCCATGTCCTGGGACAGGACCTCTCGGCCCTCTCGGTCCATGAACTGGCCGAGCGCATCGCGCTCCTCAAGATCGAGATCGCTCGCCTGGAGATGGATATGGGCGTCAAGGAAGCGAGCAAGTCGGCCGCCGCCAGCGTCTTCAAGTTCTGATCAGGCGCGAGAGGCGCGCGGCAGGCCGTCCTCGCCAAGCGCCACCCGCACGCGGTCGCCGATGGAAATCCCAGCCTCCGCCCGGCACATGATGCGCGGCCCCTCGTCCAGCGTCACCAGGGCGATGCCGTAGCCGCCGGGGACGTCGAGTTCGGGGAGCGGCGCCCGCAGCACCGTCGTCACCGACCAGACCGTGCCCCCTCCCCCCGCCTCGGCTTCAGCCACCGATGAGGAGCCGCAGGCCGGGCAGGCCGCCCGCCGAAACTGCCAGGAGCGGCCGCAGGCGCCGCAGGACTGGATGGCCACGCCGCTCATGCCGTCCGCTCCAGCACGAAGCCGGCATGGCTGGAGAAGACGCCGCCGTCGGCGTGGCAATAGGCGAGCGGCGCGTCGGCCACCTGCCGTTCGCCCGCCTCGCCGCGCATCTGCCGGACGACCTCCACCACATGGGCGAGGAAGCCGGCGACGCCGGGATGGCCGTAGGACATCAGCCCGCCGTGGAGATTGAGCGGATAGCGCCCCTCGCGGGAGAACCGCCCGTCGTGGGCCGCCGGCCCCGCCCGTCCCGGAGCGGCGAAGCCGAGCGCCTCGAGGAAGACGGCAAGCGTGGCGGTGAAACTGTCGTAGAGGCCGAGAAGCCGCATGTCGGCCGCACTCCGGCCGGCGGTGTCGAAAGCCTGGGCGGCCGCCAGCTTCGCCCCGAGGCCGAGGTCGTCGGGCATTTCCGAGACGTGCTGGTGGGTATGGGCCTCGCCCCAGCCGGCGATCCGGATCGCCGCCCCTTGCAGCGGTTCCGCGGAGACGATCACCGCGGCAGCGCCGTCCGAGATCGGGCAGCAGTCGAGGAATTTCAGCGGCGTGGCGATCGGCTTCGAGGCCATGACGTCGGCGACCGTGATCGGCTTCGTCAGTTGGGCGCCGGGATGGGCCGCCGCATGGCGGCGCATTAGCACGGCGAGTTCGGCGAGGTCCGCCTCGCTCGCCCCCGTCTCGTGCAGGTGGCGCGCCGCCACCAGCGCGTAATAGGCGGGAATCGAGGCACCCAGCGGCACCTCGTGGACGGGATGGCCGACGCCCGCCAGCGTCTTCACCGCATCATCCCGGCTCTGTCCCGTGAGCCGGTTCTCGCCCCCCACGACCAGCACGTGCCGGCAGGCGCCGGCCGCAATGAGGTGGCGGGCGAGGATGATGCCGACCGCACCCGTCGCCCCGCCCACCTGCGCCTGATGGGCATGGCGCGGGCGAATGGCGAGCCGCTCGGCCATGACCGTACCCATCATCAGGTGCGGATAGGTCGTCGCATAGCCGGAGACGAGACCGTCGACCGCCTCGCGCGGCAGACCGGCATCGGCGAGCGCCGACAGCGCCGCTTCCTCCATGAGGTCGACCGGGCCGCGGCCGGGATGCTTGCCGAAGGGGGTGACGGCGACGCCGGTGAGATGAGCCATTCGCCGCCGCCGGATCAGGCGGGCTCGGCTTCCAGCACGATGCGGCCGGCGACCTTGCCGGCTTCCAGATCGTGCAGCGCCTCGTTCACCTGGCTCATCGGCCGGGTCTCGATCGGGATGGCGGGGAGCTTCACCTTGCGGACGAGGGCGACGAACTCCTTCAGCTCCTTCAGCGAGCCGACATAGGAGCCGCGGATGGAGATGGCGCGCATCGGGATGAAGGGCAGCGGATAGCGCAGCTCGCCGCCGAACAGCCCGACGATGACGAGCTGGCCGCCCTTACGCAGGCCGTTGATGGCGAGGCTGGTCGTACCCTCCGCCCCGACGAAGTCGAGCGCCGCGGCGAGCTTGCCCTCGGCGAAGTCGGCGAGCTGCTTCGCCGCGTCCGGCGCGTTCGGATCGAGGGTCGCGGCGACGCCGATCTGCTCGGCGATCTTCCGCTTCTCCGGTGAGGGATCGACCGCGATGACTGGCCCCATGCCGAGCGCCTTCAGGAGCTGCAGCGCCGTCTGGCCGAGGCCGCCGATGCCGAAGACGGCGATCTTCTCACCCTCCCGGTGCGGACGGATCTTGTTGACGGCGCTGAACACCGTCACGCCGGAACAGGCATAGGTGGCGGCCAGCGCCGGATCGAGATCCTCGACGTCCACGAGGAACTCCTCGTCGCGCACCAGCACGTGCTCGGCGAAGCCGCCGCGCGCCTGCACGCCGAGGAACTGCGGCTGGGCGCAGAGGTTCTCGTCACCCGACTTGCAGAGCGGGCACTGGCCGCAGCCGATCCAGGTGTGGAGGAGGCGCCGGTCGCCCGGCTTCACCGTGGTGACCTCGGGTCCGACCGCCTCCACCGTGCCGAGAATCTCGTGGCCGAGGGTCAGCGGCAACTTCAGGCCGCGGTCCGACAGGTTCAGCGAGCGGCCGCCGCCGAGGTTGTACTTGCCCTCGCGGATGTGGATGTCCGAATGGCAGACGCCGCAATGGCTGACCTTCATCAGCACCTCGCGGCCCTTTGGCTCGGGGCGCGCCTCCTCCGTCAGCACCAGCGGATCGCAGGAGACGTTGAGGCGCCAGGAATGCGTGGTGCGGGCCGGCGAGAAACTGTCCATGGCGTGTCCTCGGATGCTGTGCGCGCCCGTTGGTTCGGGCGCCGCGATGCGCGAACGCTACCATGCGAGGACGGGCTGTAAATGTGCCGAAGGGCCGAGACGGCCCTGCGCGGGGCTCAGGCCTTGGGCGTCGGGATGATGCTCACATGGGCGGCGACCACCCGCCACCCCTCGGGCATGCGCGCCCAGGTCTGCATCTGCCGGCCGATCTTCTCCGGCCCCATGGCCTCGCGGTGGAACAGCGTCGAGGCGGTGGCCATGTCCTGCCCATAGGTGGTGATGACCGTCCGCTCGATCCGCCGTTCAAGTCCCACCGGCGAGCGGGCCGAGCGGAAGGCGGCGATCTCGCCGTAGCCGTAGAGGTTCTCGCCGATCCCGTAGCGGATCGTGTGCTCGGAGTTCCAGAACAGCGCGTCGAGGGTCGCCACGTCGTTCGTGGTCAGCGCCTTCTCATAGGCGGCGAAGGCGGCGCTAACTTCCGCGTGGACGGCAGGGTCGTTGATGATCACGGCAGGTCTCCCGGACGGGTGCCGCGATCAGGGGAGCGCCCCGGCGGCGGTGATGTGAGCGATGACGATGCCGCCCGACGGATCGGCGGCGGCGACGATGGCGGCCACAGCGCAGGCCGTGAGAAGGGTCGTGGTGAAAAGCAGGATGCGAGGCATAGAATGCTCCCCGGAACTGCGGGATGAACCCGCCGCCCCGCCATCCGGTCCCGCCCTGCCTCGCCGTTCCGGACAATTGTCGGCGTCATGGTGAACGAGACGTAACGCTTTTTCATCGCTCAGCCGAGGGCCGCGACCCGGGACGAGACGAGCCCGGCCCGCTCCAGATGGCCGGCGACCCGCACCGCGATGTCCTCCCGCCAGGCTGGGGCGATGATCTGCACGCCGATGGGCAGGGCCTCGCCCGCGGTCCACACCGGCACGCTCATCACCGGCAGGCCGATGAAGGAGAAGGGCTGGGTGAAGAGGCCGAGATTGGCGCGCACCGGCACCGTCTGCCCGTCGAGGGTGAAGGTCTTCTGTCCGAGCGAAGGGGCGCGCACCGGTGTCGCCGGGGCGATGATCACGTCGACCTCGCGGAACAGCGCCCGCATGGCGTCGCGATACTTCCGCCGCACCCGATGCGCCGTGGCCACGTGCGCCGCCGGCAGCAGCGCCCCGGCCATCAGCCGGTCACGGGTGTCGGGGTCGAAATCGGCCGCCCGCGTGCGCAGGCGTTCGAGGTGCAGCGCCCCGCCCTCCGAGCAGGTCATGACGAAGGCAGCGGCCCGTGCCGCCTCGACGAAGGGGATCTCGACCGTGCCGGCGCCGAGGGCCTTCGCAACCTTCGCCGTGGCACTGCGGGCGGCATCCTCCTGCATCCTGTCGAAATAGCCGACGGCGCGGGCGATCCGGAGGCCGCCAATGCCGGCATCGACCTCCGGAGTCAGCGCAGGCGCCGGCCGGTCCTGCGAGACCGGGTCGTCGGGATCGTGCCCGCGCATGGCGTCGTAGAAGGCGGCGCAGTCGGCGGTGGAGCGCGCCAGCGGCCCCAGGTGGTCGAGGCTGGTCACGAAGGGAAAGGAGCGCGCCCGCGACAGCCGCCCGAAGGTCGGCTTCAGCCCGAACAGGCCGCAGAGCGAGGACGGCACGCGGATCGAGCCGTTGGTGTCGGAGCCGAGCGTCACCGGCACGAAGCCGGCCGCCGACGCCGCACCCGATCCGCCCGAGGAGCCGCCGGTCATGCGGGTCAGGTCGTGCGGGTTGCGCGAGGGGCCGTCATGGGCGTTCTCGCCGGTGAAGTCATAGGCGTACTCGCCCATGTTGAGGGCACCGAGCAGCACGGCGTCCGCCGCCGACAGCCTCTCGATCAGCGCCGCGTCGCGCGCCGCGGGTGCATGGTCGCGATTGATCTTCGCGCCCGCCAGCGTCGGCAGGCCCGCCACGTCGAAGAGGTTCTTCACCGCATAGGGCACGCCGGCGAGCGACCCGAGCGGCGCCCCTCCCCGCCGCTTGGCGTCCACGGCGTCGGCTGTCGCCAGAGCCCTCTCGGCGGTGACGGCCGTGAAGGCACCCACCTTGCCGTCATGGGCCGCGATGCGCGCGAGATGGGCCTCGGCGACGGCGCGGGCGGTGAAGGCGCCGCTGCGCACGCCTCGAGCGAGGGCGGCGGCGGTGAGCTGCGTCAGGTCACTCATCTCAGGCCTCGAAGACCGCGGCCGGCTCGTCGTGGTCGTCGAGCGGCACGCTCTCCGCGACCCTGACGAGCCGCATCGCGATCTGCAGGTTGAGGATCACGCCGGGCCGGTAGTCCGGCGCGACGGTGAGGCCGACCAGCGGCGCCATGGCGTCGATGAGCGCGCCCGCGGCCTCCGTCGTGAGTTCCTCGGCTGGCATGGTCCCCCTCCCTGCAAGCGCCGCCGCCAGCGCTGCCCGAAAAACAGGCAGAACCGGCCGCCGAAGCGGTTGTTGCATACGGAGGAGCAAGTCCGGGGCCAGAACCCCGGCGGCTCAGCTGCCGCGATAGAGCAGGCGAGCCCGGATCGTGCCGGGAAGCTCGCGGATCTGCTCGAGCACCGCCTCGGCATCGGCCACAGCCCCGTCGGCGTCCAGCACGACGTAACCGATCTCGCCGTCGGTCTGGTAATACTGGGCGGCGATGTTGATGGAGCGGCCGGCGAAGACGTCGTTGAGGCGCCTGAGCTCGCCCGGCAGGTTGCGCTGGACCTGGATGAAGCGCGTGCCGGCGGGCCGCACGGGAAGCTGCACCTGCGGGAAGTTCACCGCCCCCCAGGTCGAGCCGACGTCGGAATACTCGATGAACTTGCGCGACACCTCGGCGCCGATGCGCTCCTGTGCCTCCTCCGTCGAGCCGCCGACATGCGGGGTGAGGATGACGTTGTCGAGGCCCTGCAGCGGCGAGACGAAGGGCTCGGCGTTGGAGGAGGGCTCGACGGGGAAGACGTCCACCGCCGCGCCGCGCAGATGGCCCGACTTCAGCGCCTCGGCGAGGGCCTGGAGGTCGAGGATCGTGCCGCGCGCATTGTTGATGAGATAGGCGCCCTTCTTCATGGCGGCGATCTCGCGCGCCCCGATCATGCCCTGGGTGGCCGGCGTCTCCGGCAGGTGCAGCGACACGACGTCGGCGCGTCCGAGCAGGTCGAGGAGGTCGTCGGCGGGCTCCACGTTGCCGTGGCGCAGCTTGTCGGTGTGGTCGAAATAGATGACGCGCATGCCCATGGCTTCCGCCAGCACGGCGAGCTGCGAGCCGATATTGCCGTAGCCGACGATGCCGAGGGTCTTGCCGCGAATCTCGTAGCTGTCGATGGCGGACTTGTCCCAGGCGCCCTCGTGCGCCTTGGTCGACTTCGGGAAGATGCGGCGCAGCAGCATGACGATCTCGGCGATGGTCAGCTCCGCCACCGAGCGCGTGTTGGAGAAGGGCGCGTTGAACACGGGCACGCCGGCGCGGTTCGCCGCGACGAGGTCCACCTGGTTGGTGCCGACCGAGAAACAGCCGATGGCGATGAGGCGATCGGCGGCGGCGAGGATCTCGGGCGTGATCTGGGTACGCGAGCGGATGCCGAGCAGATGGACGCCGCGGATCGCCTTGGTCAGGGCCGGCCCGTCGAGCGCCTTCGGCAGGCGCTGGATGTTGGTGTAGCCCGCCTGTTCCAGCACGCCCACCGCCGTGTCCGAGATCCCTTCCAGCAGCAGGATCTTGATGCGGTTCTTCGACAGCGACAGGGCGGTCCGGCGCGCGGCGCCCGACGTGGCGGATTTCGAGCTGGTGGGCATGGGCGATTCCGTGCGACCTCAGAGGCCGCCAGCGCATGACAGGTCGGCGCGGCGCGGGCAAGGGCGGGGCGCCATCACAAGGTCGGGACCGCGCAGGCGCAGGCTCCGGCAACAAGACCGGGAGCCGCCGCGGCGGCCCCCGAGGGAACCCGTCAGCGGGTCCGGTCGATCATCTGGGTGAGGGTGTCGTGGGTGCGCTTCAGCTCCACGATCGCCTCCTCGATCTCGCGCTTCTGCTGCTCGAGATGGGCGATCTGCTCCATGCACTTCTCGCGCGAGAGCTTGAGCTGCTGGTCGGGGCCGGCGTCGTTGCGCTCGTGGGCCTCCACCATCTCGGCGATCTCGGCGAGGGTGAAGCCGAGGCGCTTGCCCTTCAGGATGAGCTGCAGCCGCACGCGGTCCGCGGCGCTGTAGAGGCGAGCCAGCCCCTCGCGGCGCGGCGAGAGAAGGCCCTTGTCTTCGTAAAATCTGAGGGCACGAAGCGTGACGTCGAACTCGCGAGCCAGATCGCCGATCGTGTAGACCGCCGGGCCAGCCTTGGCGGCCTCGGCATCGTCCTCGATCCAAAAGACGTCATCGTCATTCTTGCGAGTCATAAATGCCTTCCGTTCCATATT contains:
- a CDS encoding sulfite exporter TauE/SafE family protein yields the protein MDLLAALGSPPPIAVVVAAFFAGTVRGYTGFGSAMIFMPVAGAYLGPKAAIGIMSIIDAVMQLAMIRSTWRHARWGEIGPLFVGYVVGLPLGVWLLVTIDPTPVRWVTSLSIVLVLTLLLTIGRIERSPGLPATLGTGLASGLISGLASLGGMVLSLFWLAGPSHNAGVRGSSVAFFVPASVISITLLALAGIYTPEVFRAAAWTIIPYGVGIGIGSLLFERADPRMFRPVAFAVIATAALTSLPLLDRLLR
- the ruvC gene encoding crossover junction endodeoxyribonuclease RuvC — protein: MNGTIRILGIDPGLRRTGWGVIDVTGNRLAFVACGTVTSDDKAELGPRLAQLHRGISDVLAAWSPDEAAVEQTFVNKDAGATLKLGQARGIAMVVPALAGIPVAEYEPNKVKKSVVGAGHAEKNQIHMMIGILLPKADPKTMDAADALAIAITHAHHRSAVGRR
- a CDS encoding NAD(P)H-quinone oxidoreductase, with protein sequence MTALPPTMTAIAIPVPGGPDALVPQTRPVPTPGSGEVLVKIAAAGVNRPDVLQRSGGYPPPKGASDIPGLEFSGEVVALGDGVTRFKVGDKVCALVAGGGYAEYAVVHESNALPVPKGLSMVEAAGIPETFFTVWSNVFDRGGLQSGETILIHGGTSGIGVTAIQLAKAFGATVITTAGSDEKCAAAKALGADHAINYRTTDFTAAVNEITGKRGAQLILDMVGGDYVQKNLDCVAADGRIVQIAFLHGSEIKADIRWIMLKRVTFTGSTLRIRDIAFKAALADALREKVWPLLESGKVKVVMDSTYPLAEASKAHARMEGSTHVGKIVLTV
- a CDS encoding DUF1192 domain-containing protein; amino-acid sequence: MFDDDLKPRPKPPAHVLGQDLSALSVHELAERIALLKIEIARLEMDMGVKEASKSAAASVFKF
- a CDS encoding Zn-ribbon domain-containing OB-fold protein, with the translated sequence MSGVAIQSCGACGRSWQFRRAACPACGSSSVAEAEAGGGGTVWSVTTVLRAPLPELDVPGGYGIALVTLDEGPRIMCRAEAGISIGDRVRVALGEDGLPRASRA
- a CDS encoding thiolase family protein, giving the protein MAHLTGVAVTPFGKHPGRGPVDLMEEAALSALADAGLPREAVDGLVSGYATTYPHLMMGTVMAERLAIRPRHAHQAQVGGATGAVGIILARHLIAAGACRHVLVVGGENRLTGQSRDDAVKTLAGVGHPVHEVPLGASIPAYYALVAARHLHETGASEADLAELAVLMRRHAAAHPGAQLTKPITVADVMASKPIATPLKFLDCCPISDGAAAVIVSAEPLQGAAIRIAGWGEAHTHQHVSEMPDDLGLGAKLAAAQAFDTAGRSAADMRLLGLYDSFTATLAVFLEALGFAAPGRAGPAAHDGRFSREGRYPLNLHGGLMSYGHPGVAGFLAHVVEVVRQMRGEAGERQVADAPLAYCHADGGVFSSHAGFVLERTA
- a CDS encoding alcohol dehydrogenase, giving the protein MDSFSPARTTHSWRLNVSCDPLVLTEEARPEPKGREVLMKVSHCGVCHSDIHIREGKYNLGGGRSLNLSDRGLKLPLTLGHEILGTVEAVGPEVTTVKPGDRRLLHTWIGCGQCPLCKSGDENLCAQPQFLGVQARGGFAEHVLVRDEEFLVDVEDLDPALAATYACSGVTVFSAVNKIRPHREGEKIAVFGIGGLGQTALQLLKALGMGPVIAVDPSPEKRKIAEQIGVAATLDPNAPDAAKQLADFAEGKLAAALDFVGAEGTTSLAINGLRKGGQLVIVGLFGGELRYPLPFIPMRAISIRGSYVGSLKELKEFVALVRKVKLPAIPIETRPMSQVNEALHDLEAGKVAGRIVLEAEPA
- the hpxZ gene encoding oxalurate catabolism protein HpxZ; protein product: MIINDPAVHAEVSAAFAAYEKALTTNDVATLDALFWNSEHTIRYGIGENLYGYGEIAAFRSARSPVGLERRIERTVITTYGQDMATASTLFHREAMGPEKIGRQMQTWARMPEGWRVVAAHVSIIPTPKA
- a CDS encoding AtzE family amidohydrolase, yielding MSDLTQLTAAALARGVRSGAFTARAVAEAHLARIAAHDGKVGAFTAVTAERALATADAVDAKRRGGAPLGSLAGVPYAVKNLFDVAGLPTLAGAKINRDHAPAARDAALIERLSAADAVLLGALNMGEYAYDFTGENAHDGPSRNPHDLTRMTGGSSGGSGAASAAGFVPVTLGSDTNGSIRVPSSLCGLFGLKPTFGRLSRARSFPFVTSLDHLGPLARSTADCAAFYDAMRGHDPDDPVSQDRPAPALTPEVDAGIGGLRIARAVGYFDRMQEDAARSATAKVAKALGAGTVEIPFVEAARAAAFVMTCSEGGALHLERLRTRAADFDPDTRDRLMAGALLPAAHVATAHRVRRKYRDAMRALFREVDVIIAPATPVRAPSLGQKTFTLDGQTVPVRANLGLFTQPFSFIGLPVMSVPVWTAGEALPIGVQIIAPAWREDIAVRVAGHLERAGLVSSRVAALG
- a CDS encoding DUF4089 domain-containing protein encodes the protein MPAEELTTEAAGALIDAMAPLVGLTVAPDYRPGVILNLQIAMRLVRVAESVPLDDHDEPAAVFEA
- the serA gene encoding phosphoglycerate dehydrogenase; the protein is MPTSSKSATSGAARRTALSLSKNRIKILLLEGISDTAVGVLEQAGYTNIQRLPKALDGPALTKAIRGVHLLGIRSRTQITPEILAAADRLIAIGCFSVGTNQVDLVAANRAGVPVFNAPFSNTRSVAELTIAEIVMLLRRIFPKSTKAHEGAWDKSAIDSYEIRGKTLGIVGYGNIGSQLAVLAEAMGMRVIYFDHTDKLRHGNVEPADDLLDLLGRADVVSLHLPETPATQGMIGAREIAAMKKGAYLINNARGTILDLQALAEALKSGHLRGAAVDVFPVEPSSNAEPFVSPLQGLDNVILTPHVGGSTEEAQERIGAEVSRKFIEYSDVGSTWGAVNFPQVQLPVRPAGTRFIQVQRNLPGELRRLNDVFAGRSINIAAQYYQTDGEIGYVVLDADGAVADAEAVLEQIRELPGTIRARLLYRGS
- a CDS encoding MerR family transcriptional regulator, whose protein sequence is MTRKNDDDVFWIEDDAEAAKAGPAVYTIGDLAREFDVTLRALRFYEDKGLLSPRREGLARLYSAADRVRLQLILKGKRLGFTLAEIAEMVEAHERNDAGPDQQLKLSREKCMEQIAHLEQQKREIEEAIVELKRTHDTLTQMIDRTR